The following proteins are encoded in a genomic region of Musa acuminata AAA Group cultivar baxijiao chromosome BXJ2-11, Cavendish_Baxijiao_AAA, whole genome shotgun sequence:
- the LOC135626198 gene encoding tRNA-specific adenosine deaminase TAD3-like isoform X4 — protein MTGTLTWEIVHVPGEPESSLEVSTVDVLASKIEPKLANKIVRQLNQVCPLENLRHVKRVRKRTVEGNAELSVILCLSDEYEKDAEAIPRGIHQLISDYNLCPYNAKVAKYAARSKEEWEEQCKLWPTSYHPSTNLDGVSGLSEGELQLIFNYMKVVIQLTKLSYTGGKVLNAAIIVDPISRQVIASANDQTCPWPTTYKTSARYSCNDRCSDVCAGVSCLNPWGWTTQKQSSQSSSMKSESKRTWHPLRHAALVAIENAAERDRQLFPGPGSSESQSTPNGNPLCADNCPAKRQKIQLDLFRQEHSLVKEVPDNREPTEIMRPYLCTGFDIYLVWEPCTMCAMALVHQRIRRIFFALPNPNAGALGSVYRLQGEKSLNHHYSVFRILIPEQDLNRVELNVSDNFLLHG, from the exons ATGACTGGAACATTGACGTGGGAGATAGTGCATGTTCCTGGTGAGCCAGAGAGCTCTCTCGAAGTGTCTACTG TTGATGTTTTGGCTTCGAAGATTGAGCCAAAGCTTGCCAACAAGATTGTGAG GCAGTTGAATCAGGTGTGTCCACTTGAGAATCTCCGTCATGTGAAACGGGTGCGAAAAAGGACGGTTGAAG GTAATGCTGAGTTGTCAGTTATTCTATGTCTTTCTGATGAATATGAAAAAGATGCAGAGGCAATACCAAGAGGCATTCATCAGCTTATCAGTGACTATAATTTGTGTCCTTATAACGCAAAa GTTGCCAAGTATGCTGCTAGATCAAAAGAAGAATGGGAGGAACAGTGCAAGCTTTGGCCGACGTCATATCATCCATCAACCAA TCTCGATGGGGTTTCTGGACTGAGTGAAGGGGAATTGCAGTTGATATTCAACTACATGAAGGTTGTGATCCAGTTAACAAAGTTGAGTTATACTGGTGGTAAA GTTCTAAATGCTGCTATCATCGTTGATCCTATTAGTAGGCAAGTCATTGCAAGTGCTAATGACCAAACGTGTCCATGGCCCACAACATACAAGACCAGTGCAAGATATAGCTGCAATGACAG ATGCAGTGATGTATGTGCTGGAGTTTCTTGCTTAAATCCTTGGGGATGGACAACACAAAAACAAAGCAGTCAGAGTTCCTCAATGAAAAGCGAGAGCAAACGTACATGGCATCCTTTAAGGCATGCTGCTCTTGTTGCTATTGAAAATGCCGCAGAAAGAGATAGGCAACTATTCCCTGGTCCAGGATCATCAGAGTCTCAATCTACACCAAATGGCAATCCACTGTGTGCTGATAATTGTCCAGCAAAACGTCAAAAGATACAG CTGGATCTATTTCGTCAGGAGCACAGCTTGGTCAAGGAAGTTCCAGACAATAGGGAACCTACTGAAATAATGCGGCCTTATTTGTGCACTGGCTTTGATATCTACCTTGTATGGGAGCCATGCACCAT GTGTGCCATGGCACTTGTGCACCAACGAATCCGTCGCATTTTCTTTGCCCTTCCAAATCCAAATGCTGGTGCTTTGGGCAGTGTCTACAGATTgcaaggagagaaaagtttgaatCATCATTATTCTGTTTTCAGGATTTTGATACCAGAGCAAGACCTTAATAGGGTAGAATTAAATGTATCTGATAATTTCTTATTACATGGCTGA
- the LOC135626198 gene encoding tRNA-specific adenosine deaminase TAD3-like isoform X5, whose protein sequence is MTGTLTWEIVHVPGEPESSLEVSTVDVLASKIEPKLANKIVRQLNQVCPLENLRHVKRVRKRTVEGNAELSVILCLSDEYEKDAEAIPRGIHQLISDYNLCPYNAKVAKYAARSKEEWEEQCKLWPTSYHPSTNLDGVSGLSEGELQLIFNYMKVVIQLTKLSYTGGKVLNAAIIVDPISRQVIASANDQTCPWPTTYKTSARYSCNDRCSDVCAGVSCLNPWGWTTQKQSSQSSSMKSESKRTWHPLRHAALVAIENAAERDRQLFPGPGSSESQSTPNGNPLCADNCPAKRQKIQEHSLVKEVPDNREPTEIMRPYLCTGFDIYLVWEPCTMCAMALVHQRIRRIFFALPNPNAGALGSVYRLQGEKSLNHHYSVFRILIPEQDLNRVELNVSDNFLLHG, encoded by the exons ATGACTGGAACATTGACGTGGGAGATAGTGCATGTTCCTGGTGAGCCAGAGAGCTCTCTCGAAGTGTCTACTG TTGATGTTTTGGCTTCGAAGATTGAGCCAAAGCTTGCCAACAAGATTGTGAG GCAGTTGAATCAGGTGTGTCCACTTGAGAATCTCCGTCATGTGAAACGGGTGCGAAAAAGGACGGTTGAAG GTAATGCTGAGTTGTCAGTTATTCTATGTCTTTCTGATGAATATGAAAAAGATGCAGAGGCAATACCAAGAGGCATTCATCAGCTTATCAGTGACTATAATTTGTGTCCTTATAACGCAAAa GTTGCCAAGTATGCTGCTAGATCAAAAGAAGAATGGGAGGAACAGTGCAAGCTTTGGCCGACGTCATATCATCCATCAACCAA TCTCGATGGGGTTTCTGGACTGAGTGAAGGGGAATTGCAGTTGATATTCAACTACATGAAGGTTGTGATCCAGTTAACAAAGTTGAGTTATACTGGTGGTAAA GTTCTAAATGCTGCTATCATCGTTGATCCTATTAGTAGGCAAGTCATTGCAAGTGCTAATGACCAAACGTGTCCATGGCCCACAACATACAAGACCAGTGCAAGATATAGCTGCAATGACAG ATGCAGTGATGTATGTGCTGGAGTTTCTTGCTTAAATCCTTGGGGATGGACAACACAAAAACAAAGCAGTCAGAGTTCCTCAATGAAAAGCGAGAGCAAACGTACATGGCATCCTTTAAGGCATGCTGCTCTTGTTGCTATTGAAAATGCCGCAGAAAGAGATAGGCAACTATTCCCTGGTCCAGGATCATCAGAGTCTCAATCTACACCAAATGGCAATCCACTGTGTGCTGATAATTGTCCAGCAAAACGTCAAAAGATACAG GAGCACAGCTTGGTCAAGGAAGTTCCAGACAATAGGGAACCTACTGAAATAATGCGGCCTTATTTGTGCACTGGCTTTGATATCTACCTTGTATGGGAGCCATGCACCAT GTGTGCCATGGCACTTGTGCACCAACGAATCCGTCGCATTTTCTTTGCCCTTCCAAATCCAAATGCTGGTGCTTTGGGCAGTGTCTACAGATTgcaaggagagaaaagtttgaatCATCATTATTCTGTTTTCAGGATTTTGATACCAGAGCAAGACCTTAATAGGGTAGAATTAAATGTATCTGATAATTTCTTATTACATGGCTGA
- the LOC135626198 gene encoding tRNA-specific adenosine deaminase TAD3-like isoform X1, translated as MTGTLTWEIVHVPGEPESSLEVSTVDVLASKIEPKLANKIVRQLNQVCPLENLRHVKRVRKRTVEGNAELSVILCLSDEYEKDAEAIPRGIHQLISDYNLCPYNAKVAKYAARSKEEWEEQCKLWPTSYHPSTNLDGVSGLSEGELQLIFNYMKVVIQLTKLSYTGGKVLNAAIIVDPISRQVIASANDQTCPWPTTYKTSARYSCNDRCSDVCAGVSCLNPWGWTTQKQSSQSSSMKSESKRTWHPLRHAALVAIENAAERDRQLFPGPGSSESQSTPNGNPLCADNCPAKRQKIQQHVCQLDLFRQEHSLVKEVPDNREPTEIMRPYLCTGFDIYLVWEPCTMCAMALVHQRIRRIFFALPNPNAGALGSVYRLQGEKSLNHHYSVFRILIPEQDLNRVELNVSDNFLLHG; from the exons ATGACTGGAACATTGACGTGGGAGATAGTGCATGTTCCTGGTGAGCCAGAGAGCTCTCTCGAAGTGTCTACTG TTGATGTTTTGGCTTCGAAGATTGAGCCAAAGCTTGCCAACAAGATTGTGAG GCAGTTGAATCAGGTGTGTCCACTTGAGAATCTCCGTCATGTGAAACGGGTGCGAAAAAGGACGGTTGAAG GTAATGCTGAGTTGTCAGTTATTCTATGTCTTTCTGATGAATATGAAAAAGATGCAGAGGCAATACCAAGAGGCATTCATCAGCTTATCAGTGACTATAATTTGTGTCCTTATAACGCAAAa GTTGCCAAGTATGCTGCTAGATCAAAAGAAGAATGGGAGGAACAGTGCAAGCTTTGGCCGACGTCATATCATCCATCAACCAA TCTCGATGGGGTTTCTGGACTGAGTGAAGGGGAATTGCAGTTGATATTCAACTACATGAAGGTTGTGATCCAGTTAACAAAGTTGAGTTATACTGGTGGTAAA GTTCTAAATGCTGCTATCATCGTTGATCCTATTAGTAGGCAAGTCATTGCAAGTGCTAATGACCAAACGTGTCCATGGCCCACAACATACAAGACCAGTGCAAGATATAGCTGCAATGACAG ATGCAGTGATGTATGTGCTGGAGTTTCTTGCTTAAATCCTTGGGGATGGACAACACAAAAACAAAGCAGTCAGAGTTCCTCAATGAAAAGCGAGAGCAAACGTACATGGCATCCTTTAAGGCATGCTGCTCTTGTTGCTATTGAAAATGCCGCAGAAAGAGATAGGCAACTATTCCCTGGTCCAGGATCATCAGAGTCTCAATCTACACCAAATGGCAATCCACTGTGTGCTGATAATTGTCCAGCAAAACGTCAAAAGATACAG CAACATGTATGTCAGCTGGATCTATTTCGTCAGGAGCACAGCTTGGTCAAGGAAGTTCCAGACAATAGGGAACCTACTGAAATAATGCGGCCTTATTTGTGCACTGGCTTTGATATCTACCTTGTATGGGAGCCATGCACCAT GTGTGCCATGGCACTTGTGCACCAACGAATCCGTCGCATTTTCTTTGCCCTTCCAAATCCAAATGCTGGTGCTTTGGGCAGTGTCTACAGATTgcaaggagagaaaagtttgaatCATCATTATTCTGTTTTCAGGATTTTGATACCAGAGCAAGACCTTAATAGGGTAGAATTAAATGTATCTGATAATTTCTTATTACATGGCTGA
- the LOC135626198 gene encoding tRNA-specific adenosine deaminase TAD3-like isoform X2, which yields MTGTLTWEIVHVPGEPESSLEVSTVDVLASKIEPKLANKIVRQLNQVCPLENLRHVKRVRKRTVEGNAELSVILCLSDEYEKDAEAIPRGIHQLISDYNLCPYNAKVAKYAARSKEEWEEQCKLWPTSYHPSTNLDGVSGLSEGELQLIFNYMKVVIQLTKLSYTGGKVLNAAIIVDPISRQVIASANDQTCPWPTTYKTSARYSCNDSDVCAGVSCLNPWGWTTQKQSSQSSSMKSESKRTWHPLRHAALVAIENAAERDRQLFPGPGSSESQSTPNGNPLCADNCPAKRQKIQQHVCQLDLFRQEHSLVKEVPDNREPTEIMRPYLCTGFDIYLVWEPCTMCAMALVHQRIRRIFFALPNPNAGALGSVYRLQGEKSLNHHYSVFRILIPEQDLNRVELNVSDNFLLHG from the exons ATGACTGGAACATTGACGTGGGAGATAGTGCATGTTCCTGGTGAGCCAGAGAGCTCTCTCGAAGTGTCTACTG TTGATGTTTTGGCTTCGAAGATTGAGCCAAAGCTTGCCAACAAGATTGTGAG GCAGTTGAATCAGGTGTGTCCACTTGAGAATCTCCGTCATGTGAAACGGGTGCGAAAAAGGACGGTTGAAG GTAATGCTGAGTTGTCAGTTATTCTATGTCTTTCTGATGAATATGAAAAAGATGCAGAGGCAATACCAAGAGGCATTCATCAGCTTATCAGTGACTATAATTTGTGTCCTTATAACGCAAAa GTTGCCAAGTATGCTGCTAGATCAAAAGAAGAATGGGAGGAACAGTGCAAGCTTTGGCCGACGTCATATCATCCATCAACCAA TCTCGATGGGGTTTCTGGACTGAGTGAAGGGGAATTGCAGTTGATATTCAACTACATGAAGGTTGTGATCCAGTTAACAAAGTTGAGTTATACTGGTGGTAAA GTTCTAAATGCTGCTATCATCGTTGATCCTATTAGTAGGCAAGTCATTGCAAGTGCTAATGACCAAACGTGTCCATGGCCCACAACATACAAGACCAGTGCAAGATATAGCTGCAATGACAG TGATGTATGTGCTGGAGTTTCTTGCTTAAATCCTTGGGGATGGACAACACAAAAACAAAGCAGTCAGAGTTCCTCAATGAAAAGCGAGAGCAAACGTACATGGCATCCTTTAAGGCATGCTGCTCTTGTTGCTATTGAAAATGCCGCAGAAAGAGATAGGCAACTATTCCCTGGTCCAGGATCATCAGAGTCTCAATCTACACCAAATGGCAATCCACTGTGTGCTGATAATTGTCCAGCAAAACGTCAAAAGATACAG CAACATGTATGTCAGCTGGATCTATTTCGTCAGGAGCACAGCTTGGTCAAGGAAGTTCCAGACAATAGGGAACCTACTGAAATAATGCGGCCTTATTTGTGCACTGGCTTTGATATCTACCTTGTATGGGAGCCATGCACCAT GTGTGCCATGGCACTTGTGCACCAACGAATCCGTCGCATTTTCTTTGCCCTTCCAAATCCAAATGCTGGTGCTTTGGGCAGTGTCTACAGATTgcaaggagagaaaagtttgaatCATCATTATTCTGTTTTCAGGATTTTGATACCAGAGCAAGACCTTAATAGGGTAGAATTAAATGTATCTGATAATTTCTTATTACATGGCTGA
- the LOC135626198 gene encoding tRNA-specific adenosine deaminase TAD3-like isoform X3, translating into MFLVSQRALSKCLLVPIIFAVSVDVLASKIEPKLANKIVRQLNQVCPLENLRHVKRVRKRTVEGNAELSVILCLSDEYEKDAEAIPRGIHQLISDYNLCPYNAKVAKYAARSKEEWEEQCKLWPTSYHPSTNLDGVSGLSEGELQLIFNYMKVVIQLTKLSYTGGKVLNAAIIVDPISRQVIASANDQTCPWPTTYKTSARYSCNDRCSDVCAGVSCLNPWGWTTQKQSSQSSSMKSESKRTWHPLRHAALVAIENAAERDRQLFPGPGSSESQSTPNGNPLCADNCPAKRQKIQQHVCQLDLFRQEHSLVKEVPDNREPTEIMRPYLCTGFDIYLVWEPCTMCAMALVHQRIRRIFFALPNPNAGALGSVYRLQGEKSLNHHYSVFRILIPEQDLNRVELNVSDNFLLHG; encoded by the exons ATGTTCCTGGTGAGCCAGAGAGCTCTCTCGAAGTGTCTACTG GTTCCGATCATTTTTGCTGTTTCAGTTGATGTTTTGGCTTCGAAGATTGAGCCAAAGCTTGCCAACAAGATTGTGAG GCAGTTGAATCAGGTGTGTCCACTTGAGAATCTCCGTCATGTGAAACGGGTGCGAAAAAGGACGGTTGAAG GTAATGCTGAGTTGTCAGTTATTCTATGTCTTTCTGATGAATATGAAAAAGATGCAGAGGCAATACCAAGAGGCATTCATCAGCTTATCAGTGACTATAATTTGTGTCCTTATAACGCAAAa GTTGCCAAGTATGCTGCTAGATCAAAAGAAGAATGGGAGGAACAGTGCAAGCTTTGGCCGACGTCATATCATCCATCAACCAA TCTCGATGGGGTTTCTGGACTGAGTGAAGGGGAATTGCAGTTGATATTCAACTACATGAAGGTTGTGATCCAGTTAACAAAGTTGAGTTATACTGGTGGTAAA GTTCTAAATGCTGCTATCATCGTTGATCCTATTAGTAGGCAAGTCATTGCAAGTGCTAATGACCAAACGTGTCCATGGCCCACAACATACAAGACCAGTGCAAGATATAGCTGCAATGACAG ATGCAGTGATGTATGTGCTGGAGTTTCTTGCTTAAATCCTTGGGGATGGACAACACAAAAACAAAGCAGTCAGAGTTCCTCAATGAAAAGCGAGAGCAAACGTACATGGCATCCTTTAAGGCATGCTGCTCTTGTTGCTATTGAAAATGCCGCAGAAAGAGATAGGCAACTATTCCCTGGTCCAGGATCATCAGAGTCTCAATCTACACCAAATGGCAATCCACTGTGTGCTGATAATTGTCCAGCAAAACGTCAAAAGATACAG CAACATGTATGTCAGCTGGATCTATTTCGTCAGGAGCACAGCTTGGTCAAGGAAGTTCCAGACAATAGGGAACCTACTGAAATAATGCGGCCTTATTTGTGCACTGGCTTTGATATCTACCTTGTATGGGAGCCATGCACCAT GTGTGCCATGGCACTTGTGCACCAACGAATCCGTCGCATTTTCTTTGCCCTTCCAAATCCAAATGCTGGTGCTTTGGGCAGTGTCTACAGATTgcaaggagagaaaagtttgaatCATCATTATTCTGTTTTCAGGATTTTGATACCAGAGCAAGACCTTAATAGGGTAGAATTAAATGTATCTGATAATTTCTTATTACATGGCTGA
- the LOC135626198 gene encoding tRNA-specific adenosine deaminase TAD3-like isoform X6, with product MLSCQLFYVFLMNMKKMQRQYQEAFISLSVTIICVLITQKLPSMLLDQKKNGRNSASFGRRHIIHQPIQSSYLCKCYSLDGVSGLSEGELQLIFNYMKVVIQLTKLSYTGGKVLNAAIIVDPISRQVIASANDQTCPWPTTYKTSARYSCNDRCSDVCAGVSCLNPWGWTTQKQSSQSSSMKSESKRTWHPLRHAALVAIENAAERDRQLFPGPGSSESQSTPNGNPLCADNCPAKRQKIQQHVCQLDLFRQEHSLVKEVPDNREPTEIMRPYLCTGFDIYLVWEPCTMCAMALVHQRIRRIFFALPNPNAGALGSVYRLQGEKSLNHHYSVFRILIPEQDLNRVELNVSDNFLLHG from the exons ATGCTGAGTTGTCAGTTATTCTATGTCTTTCTGATGAATATGAAAAAGATGCAGAGGCAATACCAAGAGGCATTCATCAGCTTATCAGTGACTATAATTTGTGTCCTTATAACGCAAAa GTTGCCAAGTATGCTGCTAGATCAAAAGAAGAATGGGAGGAACAGTGCAAGCTTTGGCCGACGTCATATCATCCATCAACCAA TACAATCTTCTTATCTTTGCAAATGTTACAGTCTCGATGGGGTTTCTGGACTGAGTGAAGGGGAATTGCAGTTGATATTCAACTACATGAAGGTTGTGATCCAGTTAACAAAGTTGAGTTATACTGGTGGTAAA GTTCTAAATGCTGCTATCATCGTTGATCCTATTAGTAGGCAAGTCATTGCAAGTGCTAATGACCAAACGTGTCCATGGCCCACAACATACAAGACCAGTGCAAGATATAGCTGCAATGACAG ATGCAGTGATGTATGTGCTGGAGTTTCTTGCTTAAATCCTTGGGGATGGACAACACAAAAACAAAGCAGTCAGAGTTCCTCAATGAAAAGCGAGAGCAAACGTACATGGCATCCTTTAAGGCATGCTGCTCTTGTTGCTATTGAAAATGCCGCAGAAAGAGATAGGCAACTATTCCCTGGTCCAGGATCATCAGAGTCTCAATCTACACCAAATGGCAATCCACTGTGTGCTGATAATTGTCCAGCAAAACGTCAAAAGATACAG CAACATGTATGTCAGCTGGATCTATTTCGTCAGGAGCACAGCTTGGTCAAGGAAGTTCCAGACAATAGGGAACCTACTGAAATAATGCGGCCTTATTTGTGCACTGGCTTTGATATCTACCTTGTATGGGAGCCATGCACCAT GTGTGCCATGGCACTTGTGCACCAACGAATCCGTCGCATTTTCTTTGCCCTTCCAAATCCAAATGCTGGTGCTTTGGGCAGTGTCTACAGATTgcaaggagagaaaagtttgaatCATCATTATTCTGTTTTCAGGATTTTGATACCAGAGCAAGACCTTAATAGGGTAGAATTAAATGTATCTGATAATTTCTTATTACATGGCTGA
- the LOC135626199 gene encoding transcription factor HEC3-like, with protein sequence MQVTRTFKQAFLEQMLLGFRVTDVSSKRMSFQEKKSVIKLSAGRWTRGLIANLSMEQQKRQFPRVILGEQYERLMKPCSSSSWKIPRGKKILRKSLRVSSTRRKKKLCAVEKRTRVLRRLVPGGESLSGFSLLDETLDYVLSLRAQVGLMQSLLMTCEASKRRAHESQVHIA encoded by the exons ATGCAAGTCACAAGAACATTCAAGCAAGCCTTCCTCGAGCAAATGCTGCTTGGCTTCCGAGTGACTGATGTTTCATCCAAAAGGATGAGCTTCCAAGAGAAGAAGAGTGTCATCAAGCTTTCGGCTGGGAGATGGACTCGTGGCCTCATCGCGAATCTCTCCATGGAGCAGCAGAAGAGGCAGTTCCCTCGGGTGATCCTGGGAGAGCAGTATGAGAGACTGATGAAGCCATGCAGCAGCAGTTCATGGAAGATCCCAAGAGGCAAAAAGATCCTGAGGAAAAGCCTTAGGGTGTCCTCAAccagaaggaagaagaagctgtGTGCAGTGGAGAAGAGAACGCGAGTGCTCCGAAGACTTGTTCCCGGTGGCGAGTCCCTGAGTGGGTTCTCCTTGCTAGATGAAACCTTGGACTACGTCCTCTCTCTCCGAGCTCAGGTTGGTCTGATGCAGAGCCTGCTGATGACCTGCGAGGCATCGAAGCGCAG AGCTCACGAGTCCCAAGTGCACATCGCCTGA